The proteins below are encoded in one region of Fulvia fulva chromosome 9, complete sequence:
- a CDS encoding Replication factor A protein 1: MADALSIISQGALRRIAEGEQVEQPVFQCVQIKPMAQANGGQERWRVVFNDTINFIQGMIAIQSNHLISEGKLKKGSICRLNNYQANYVKDKYILIIIGLDVLEEYGEQDKLGQPVALDNAKPEAQEDVKPQPGNIAGNNFYGNKPQQQAPQQQQRALPSRTNGASHGGHANITPIEAISPYTHKWTIKARCTNKSDIKTWHNKNGEGKLFSANFLDDSGEIRMTGFNDAVDQWYDTLQEGGVYYISSPCRVQLAKKQFSNLNNDYELTAEKDTQIEKAEDNDGVPQVRYNFTTIAALQEIEKDSTIDVIGVLQDVGEVSEIVSKTTSKPYSKRELTLVDNTGYNVRLTVWGKTAETLDVQPESVVAFKGVKVSDFGGRSLSLLSSGSMTANPDIEEAYKLKGWYDGTGRTENFASHANTMATVGATSGAKGNDTKTIAQVRDENLGMTEDTDWFSIKATIIYVKQDNFAYPACRTTDPQPCNKKVLENDPGNWRCEKCDKSWDAPKYRYIMSVNVSDHTGQIWLSCFDEVGERMMGMPANDLMAMKEEGDDKRVADAFGDANCQTFNFHVRAKMDNFQDQQRVRYQVQYANPLDFSREATKLAQIIKQYNMNDDSLFVQ, encoded by the exons ATGGCCGACGCACTCAGTATCATCTCGCAGGGCGCGCTGCGTCGCATCGCCGAAGGCGAGCAGGTCGAGCAGCCCGTCTTCCAGTGCGTGCAGATCAAGCCCATGGCACAGGCGAACGGAGGGCAAGAGCGGTGGCGTGTCGTCTTCAACGATACCATCAACTTCATACAGGGCATGATCGCCATAC AATCCAACCACCTCATCAGCGAAGGCAAACTGAAGAAGGGCAGCATATGCCGCCTGAACAACTACCAAGCGAACTACGTCAAAGACAAGTACATCCTGATCATCATCGGCTTGGATGTACTGGAGGAGTACGGCGAGCAGGACAAGCTGGGTCAGCCAGTGGCACTGGACAACGCGAAGCCGGAGGCGCAGGAGGATGTCAAGCCACAGCCAGGAAATATCGCAGGCAACAACTTCTACGGCAACAAGCCACAGCAGCAGGCACCACAACAGCAACAGCGAGCACTTCCGTCCCGCACGAATGGAGCGTCACATGGCGGCCATGCGAACATCACACCCATCGAAGCCATCTCCCCATACACGCACAAGTGGACTATCAAGGCCCGCTGCACAAACAAAAGTGACATCAAGACCTGGCACAACAAGAATGGCGAAGGCAAGCTCTTCAGTGCGAACTTCCTTGACGACTCTGGCGAGATTCGCATGACCGGCTTCAACGATGCTGTGGATCAGTGGTACGACACACTCCAGGAGGGCGGCGTCTACTACATTTCGAGCCCATGCAGGGTGCAGCTAGCCAAGAAGCAATTCTCGAACCTCAACAACGACTACGAGCTCACCGCCGAGAAAGATACGCAAATCGAGAAGGCCGAGGACAACGATGGAGTGCCGCAAGTGCGTTATAACTTCACCACTATTGCGGCGCTGCAAGAGATTGAGAAGGACTCTACAATCGATGTCATCGGTGTGCTGCAAGATGTGGGTGAGGTGTCGGAGATAGTCTCGAAGACCACATCCAAGCCATACAGCAAGCGTGAGCTGACCTTGGTCGATAACACCGGCTATAACGTTCGGCTTACTGTCTGGGGCAAGACTGCGGAGACTCTTGACGTACAGCCAGAGTCTGTGGTGGCATTCAAGGGTGTCAAGGTCAGCGACTTTGGTGGACGTTCTCTGTCCCTGCTCTCCAGCGGCAGCATGACCGCCAACCCAGACATCGAGGAAGCATACAAGCTCAAAGGCTGGTATGACGGTACCGGTCGCACCGAGAACTTCGCCTCGCACGCAAACACTATGGCCACAGTCGGCGCGACGTCCGGTGCCAAGGGCAATGACACAAAGACCATCGCACAAGTACGAGACGAGAATCTCGGCATGACTGAAGACACAGACTGGTTCAGCATCAAGGCAACCATCATCTACGTTAAACAGGACAACTTTGCCTACCCAGCTTGTCGCACCACAGACCCTCAGCCTTGCAACAAGAAGGTGCTTGAGAACGATCCTGGCAACTGGCGATGCGAGAAGTGCGACAAGTCGTGGGACGCGCCGAAGTATCGATACATCATGTCTGTCAATGTCAGCGACCACACAGGCCAGATATGGCTGAGCTGCTTCGATGAGGTTGGCGAGCGTATGATGGGTATGCCCGCAAACGACCTCATGGCAATGAAGGAAGAAGGCGACGACAAGCGTGTGGCAGACGCCTTTGGTGACGCGAACTGTCAGACTTTCAACTTCCACGTAAGAGCGAAGATGGACAATTTCCAGGATCAGCAGAG AGTCCGCTATCAGGTACAATACGCCAACCCACTCGACTTCTCACGTGAAGCGACCAAGCTGGCTCAGATCATCAAGCAGTACAACATGAATGATGACAGTTTGTTCGTCCAGTAG